The Alteromonas macleodii ATCC 27126 genome segment TGCATATTCAAATATGCGCTATTTAGAAAGCTCTGGATGATAGTGTTCTATTTATAAACGAAAGCAGAGTATCGGAGGGTTGCTTGCTATGGTTGATAGATACACAACATGCGTTGCTTGTAGGAGAGCATAAATGAAGGTATTCGGTGGCGTTGTCATTCTTGTCTTAGGGTATTTACTAGTGTGGCCAGTCCCCATTGCGCCAATAAGCTGGCAAGCACCGAGCAGTAGCGGATTTTCGGGGGAGTTTGCGGAAAACAACCGTTTGGCGGGCCTTTCGTTTATTGAATTAGGCGAAGATAAAGGGCCGGAGGATTTTGCGATAAACGCTGCGGGAACTATTGCAACCGCTACTCATTCTGGTGCGGTATTACTCAAGAAAAAAGGTGAGGCAGCATTTACTCCATGGATTAACACTGGTGGACGCCCGCTCGGTATCGAGTTCGATACCAACGGCAACTTATTAATCGCCGATGCACATCGCGGATTGCTAATTGCAGACCCTGAAGGTGAGCTAACGGTATTGGTTAACCAAGTAGAAAACACTAAAGTTGTATATGCGGACGATGTGGATGTTGCCGCCAACGGCAATATTTACTTCACTGACGCAACCACCAAGTTCTCCGCCAAAGAGTATGGGGGAACGCTGCAAGCGAGCCTGCTAGAAATTTTGGAACATAGAGGCAATGGCAGGCTTATAGAGTACGACCCAGTACGTAGAACGAGTAATGTACTGATGGATGGTTTGGTTTTTGCGAATGGTGTCGCAATAAGCCATGATCAAAATTCAGTGTTGGTCAACGAAACCGGTAAATATCGCGTGTTGCGCTATTGGCTAGTAGGGCCAAAACAGGGCCAAGTGGAGGTCGTGATTGATAATTTGCCTGGATTCCCAGACAACATCAGCCAGGCAACTAGCGGCGCGTACTTTCTGGGTCTTGCTTCGCCTCGCTCCGCTCCCGTTGACGCTCTATCTGACAAGCCTTTCATTCGTAAAATTGTACAGCGTCTGCCACAGTTCATGCGCCCACAAGGTCAAGCATACGGGCATCTTGTTAAAATAAGTGAAAGCGGAGAGGTTTTACAAATTACCAAGACCCCAGCGGTGCATTTCCCTTTGTTACAGGCGCAATACAGACCGATGAAGGTGTATATGTGAGTAGCTTAACTGCACGAGCAGTAGGTGTGTTGCAGTTAAACTAGAGACGATAATAAGCATATTGTTACGGCAGAATAAGTAGTTTTCTTTTCTACCGCGATAGAGCGATACGCGTCACGAATGACATTTACTCATCAACTCTGCAACACGTTTTCTTACATTTCGAAACATTTTAAACTTTTGTTATGTAGTTACGCTTAGAAGGATATGTCACTATCGGCTATGCTAATAAAAGTTGTTTTTAGCACAAGTTTAATAGTTTTGGGCTAGCCGTTTTAAAAGGATATTTTCTAAATCATGAAAGCGTATACGTATTCTTCTGTTGCACTTGCAGTCACGATTTCTCTTCTAGCTGGATGTGGAGGCGGCTCTGGCTCGTCTAATACCCCTCCTGTGGTGACAACGCCTACCACGCCAACGACACCTGTAACAACAGAGCCAGAATGGGAAGCGGGGGTGTATGAACCGCAATCTCAATATCTAGCGAAATGTGAGACTCCTAGAAGCGGTATTGATCCTTTTACTAATAGGGCATACCCAGATACACAAGGTACCGCCATGGATGAAAAGCTGTGGCTACGTACTTGGACTAATGACACTTACTTGTGGTACGACGAAGTAGATGACAATGACCCTGCAAATTTCTCAGTGTTGGGATATTTTGATCAGCTTAAAACCAATGAGCTAACGCCAAGCGGTACGCCAAAAGATAACTTCCACTTTTCACAGGACACTGCCGAATATAACGAACTGTCTCAATCGGGGATTTCATCGGGCTATGGGTTTGATTGGGAATTTGGTTCAACAACCGTGCCGAGAGTACTGACAGTGCGATTCACTGAGCCGGGTTCACCTGCAGCTACTGCTGGCGTGCCTCGCGGTGCAACCCTTTCGCGTATAAACGGCGTCGACTTTGTCAATGACAACACGCAGCAGGGCGTCAATGCGATTAATGCTGCTCTGTTTCCGGAAGACGCAGGTACGGTTACAAGCTTTGAGTTTGTGCAGGTTGATGGTTCAACTCTCTCAGTAGACATCACCTCCGGCGATATCAGCGTAACGCCGGTTCAAAACGCAAAGGTACTCGATACCGAAAACGGCAAAACGGGCTACTTCCAATTCAATACCTTTATCGTTACCGCGCAAGAAGGATTAATTGATGCGTTCGATATGTTTGTTGAAGAAAATGTGACCGAGCTCGTTATTGACCTTCGCTACAACGGCGGAGGACGTTTGGCGCTAGCTTCACAGCTTTCCTATATGATAGCGGGTCCGAACCAAACCAATAACGCAACCTTTGAAACATTGCGTTTTAACGATAAAAACCCAAACACCAACCCTGTCACCGGAGAGACTATTCGTCCAACACCGTTTTACCGCAATGTTATTGACTATAACGCAGGGCAACTTACCGACACGCTTCTGCCTAGCCTTTCGCTGACGAAGGTTTACGTTTTAGCAACGGGTGCAACATGTTCAGCAAGTGAAGCGGTAATGAATGCACTTCGTGGTATTGATGTAGAAGTAGTGCAAATTGGCTCTACTACTTGTGGTAAGCCGTATGGGTTCTACCCAACAGACAATTGCGGTGAGACCTACTTTACTATCCAGTTCCAAGGGGTGAATAACAAAGGGTTTGGTGATTATGCTGATGGTTTCATGCCTACCACCACGCCTAATTTCGATTTTGAGTTGCCGGGGTGTGAAGTTGAAGATGACTTTACCGCAAGCTTGGGTGATCCAAATGAAGGGATGCTGTCAGCTGCATTGGAATATGCTGCTACAGGCTCATGTCCCGAAGTTGTCACGTCAAACGGCGTGGCGGATGTCAAAGCACTGCGCAGTAACCAAAGTGCGTTAGGGGGCGAAAAGCTCATTCCTATCGACAAGCCTGAACAACGCAAAGAGAACTTTATTTTACACAACAAAATAAATCAGCCTGTTATTCAGGAGCGCAAGTAATGTCGCTTCCTAATAAAAAAGCAAAACTGCTAAAAGGAAGACTGCTAGCTGCACCTCTCGCCATACTTTTGCTCTCGGCGAGCGGATGCGCGACAACGCAGGAGGCTGAGTTACACGAGGCAGTAACCAAATCCATCAGTGTGAGTCAAAAGCAAGCTATTGAAAGTAGGATCAGCAACTGGTTTGGTGGTCTAAACATAACGATAGCCGAGGATGCATTCAGTCAAACCGCTAGCATTACGATTGAGCGTAAAGCAAAGGTTGATAGTAGGGGATTACCTATTGACGGAAGGCACGACAACCCTGTTTATAGTTTTACTTTGCTAAGTGATGGTGAACAGTGCGTGTTGCGTAACGACCAAAGTGGGGAACTTACCAAGCTTGAAAATGTGACCTGTTATATAGTGGACGAGGCATAAGTCGAGGTAAATCGACGAAAGCGCAATGTCATCGTTGACAATAGGCCTTAAAAAAACGCCCAGAGTTTACAAGCTCCGGGCGTTTTTGTTTCTATCGTTTGTGCATACTTGGCTGCTTTTGCGTACGGCCGCGGCTGTTGCCACTACTATTATTTCCTTTCGAAGCGTTGCCTCTATTCTTATTCCCGCCGGTGTCGTTACGCTGCTGTGCTGTGTTTCCATGACCTTGTTTGTTAGCGTTGGAATTACGTCGGCTCTTATTTACGCCGTTACCGCCTTTGCTGCTCTTGCCCTGAAAGGTAGGAGGAAGCCCAGTATGTTTGGTCAGTGCGCGTTCACCACGACGGCCTTTTTGCGCTTTTTGGCGTTTTTCATCTGCTGTTTCTGGCGGAACAAGGTGCTGAGGACCACGGCCTATCAAATCTTCGCGCCCCATACGTTTAAGTGCTTCACGAATTTGCGCAAAGTTTTTCGGGTCGTGATAACGCAGCATCGCCTTGTGTAATCGACGGTGAATTTCACCTTTTGCAGAAGGCACCTCTTCACTGTCTTTAGTGACTTTGCGAAGGGAATTTACCTCGGTATGGTACATGGTGGTAGCCGTTGCCATTGGCGACGGATAGAAGTTTTGTACCTGATCGAGCTTAAATTTGTTTTCTTTAAGCCAAATCGCAAGGCTTAGCATATCTTCGTCGGTGGTACCCGGGTGCGATGCAATAAAGTAAGGAATAAGGTACTGCTTTTTACCTGCTTCTTGTGAGTACTTATCAAATAGCTCTTTGAAGCGGTAGTAGCTGCCCATGCCCGGTTTCATCATTTTTGAAAGAGGACCATCTTCGGTGTGTTCTGGAGCGATCTTTAAGTAGCCGCCTACGTGGTGAAGGGCCAGCTCTTTCACGTATTCCGGGTCTTCTACTGCTAGGTCGTAACGTACGCCTGAAGCAATCAATATCTTTTTAATTCCAGGTAACTCACGAGCACGGCGGTATAAGTCGATAGTTGGCTTATGGTCCGTATCCATGTGCGCACAAATGCTAGGGTACACACAAGACGGGCGACGACATGTAGCTTCTGCTTTAGGGCTCTTACAGCGCAGGCGATACATGTTCGCCGTCGGGCCGCCTAAGTCTGAAATAACACCAGTGAAGCCCGGTACCGTATCGCGTATTTGCTCAATTTCTCGAATAATAGAGTCTTCAGAACGGCTTTGAATAATACGCCCTTCGTGTTCAGTAATAGAGCAGAAGGTACAGCCGCCGTAGCATCCGCGCATAATATTAATACTGAAGCGGATCATATCGTATGCGGGGATTTTAGCATCGCCATAGACAGGGTGAGGCACACGCTGATAGGGTAAATCAAATACCGCGTCCATCTCTTCGGTTTCAAGCGGCATGGCCGGTGGGTTAATCCAAATGTGTCTGTCGCCGTGGCGCTGCATTAGCGCACGCGCACAACCAGGATTGGTTTCTTGGTGCAAAATACGCGACGTATGTGCGTATAACACCTTGTTGTCTTTCACCGTCTCGTACGCAGGTAGCTTAACGTACACGTTTTCCCAAGGCTTACGCTTTTCTTTCTCTTTTTGCGCAGGCTGAATCACAATGGGGGCGGCTTCTGGCGCTTCACTGCTTTTGGCGTCTTTATCCTGCGAATCGCACTCGGGCTCCATCTGGTAGGGGCTTGGAATGGCGTCTATCTTGCCCGGCCTGTCTAGAGAGGTCGAGTCAACACCTTGCCACTCTGGTAAGGCTTCTTTAACGATAATCGCAGTACCGCGAATGTCTCGCAAATCGGCAATATCTTCACCTGCCGCTAAGCGATGAGTGACTTCAACAAGAGGACGTTCGGCGTTACCGAAAAAGAGCATGTCCGCTTTAGAATCGAACAGTACAGAGCGGCGTACTTTTTCACTCCAATAGTCGTAGTGCGCAATGCGACGTAAGCTGGCTTCTATGCCACCAACAATAACAGGCACACCTTTAAACGCTTCACGGCAGCGCTGTGAATACACGGTAACCGCACGATCAGGGCGCTTGCCACCTACATTGCCTGGCGTGTAAGCGTCATCGTGACGAAGCTTTTTGTCAGACGTGTAACGGTTGATCATAGAGTCCATATTGCCGGCTGTTACGCCGAAATACAGGTTGGGTTTACCCAACTTCATGAAATCGTCTTTGCTGGTCCAGTCTGGCTGAGAAATAATACCCACGCGAAAACCATGCGCTTCAAGTACTCGGCCAATCACCGCCATACCAAAACTAGGGTGATCTACATACGCATCGCCCGTTACCAAAATAACGTCACAGCTGTCCCAGCCAAGGGCATCCATTTCTTCCTTCGACATGGGGAGAAACGGCGCAGTACCCAGGCAGTGTGGCCAATATTTAGGGTAAGAAAACAGACCGCGATCGGCCTTAATGGTGGCTTGCATAGTAATCACATCTAGATAAATCAGAGAGTTGCTGAGCTTAAATAAGGCTTTAGCTCAGAATAAGTGCGTAATTATAGCAGTGTTGGCCAAGCTAAGGTATAGCACTGTCATTAAATTAAAGAGCTTTGTATACTCACTTAAAGCAACAAGCTGCAAAGCTAGCCATGAGCGCACTTTTTTATAAGCGCTTCAAATGCCCGCATTTAGCGAATGAAAGGCTTGTCTATTTACAACGAAGAGAATTAACAACGACTATGGCGTATTGGCTATTTAAAACAGAACCTGATGCATTTTCAATCGATGACTTGGCAAGCCGCCCAGAACAAACGGAACCGTGGGACGGCGTAAGAAATTACCAGGCGCGTAACTTTTTACGAGACGGCGTTAAACGGGGTGACAAAGTATTTATCTATCACTCAAGTTGCAAGCTGGTGGGCATTGCAGGTGTTGCTGAAGTGGTAAGAGACGGCTACCCGGACACCACGCAGTTTAACCCTGAATCAAAATATTACGACCCTAAATCAAGTCAGGATAACCCCCGCTGGTATCGCGTTGACGTGAAATTTGTAGAGAAATTTTCAAGCGTTCTGCCGCTTTCAGTGATTAAAACGATGGACGGTATTACTGAACTGCCATTGGTCAAAAAAGGTGGAAGACTGTCAATCATGCCTGTAGAAGAGGCTGAATGGCAGCAACTGTATGCTGCTGCCAAACAGTAAGTTAAATGCTAAAAAGCGTAGCCGTCATATCTTGTTAGCTTGCTAAAGATAAATATAAGGGCTATCGCTATGCGCTAACTTTCTAGCGTGCGGTGTATCTAGCGTGTTTAGCTAACAAATAGCCGCTACTTGCCAATGGCAAATTTAGTATCGGCATCGCGCAATAGGAAAAGTGCAAAGCACGCGCCCCACATTGGCCATGCAGCAAAAAACAGCAGGTGATTAAAGGCATCTACATACTGCGGGAATGAAGACAGGGTAGACCCACCGTGAAGGATAAAAATAAGACCGTAGGTGTATTTTTTCGCAAGTCCCGCTAAGAATGCCAAAACCAGCGCAAGCTGCAGTGCGCCCATAACGTAAACGGCCATTTCAGGCACGCCGCCGATACCATAGAACTTTTCAAAAATGGCCATGCCGTGGGCTGGGTTAACAAACTTATCGAGTGTCCATACGAACATAACGATAAATATTGTTACGCGAAGAGAAAGTAGCGACCATTGTAGTCGGTTTTGAATATCGGTGTTGTTTTGCATACATGCTCCAAAAGTATAATAGTGCAAGCATACTAGAACGACCGTTCAAAATAAAAATTTCAATTAATTTTGTGTTTTTTAATATTTTTTTGAAAATTAAATGTACTGAAATTTTTTGTGACGCGTATCGGTCTTGTCGAACAAGAATTAAAAATACGGATCTGTTAATGAAAAAAGTAATCGGCCTAGCCGTTAGCACACTCGCACTTGCCATCAGTCAATCGCTCTATGCCCAACAAGCGGCAGATATTGAAGTGGTTGAGGTAACCGGAAACCAGCAGAGTTTAGATACGCTAAATCCTGGTGATAACACACTCAAAGGCATTTTCGGTAGCGGTTTAAGTGCAGCTGAGACACCTAGAGCGGTGACGTCACTGTCGGCACAAGCGATAGAGGCACTTAACATTAACGATTTACACGACATCGTAAAAGCGGCGCCCAACGCGTACGCCTCTAGCGGCTTTGGCACGCCAAGCCTGCCCAGTATACGCGGCCAATTAGGTGAGCTTTTTCAAGATGGTATAAGACGTCAAGCAGGCAACAATGGCTTTGGTTTGCCTTTGTCGTTCAATAGCGTTGAGCAAATTGACGTGGTGAAAGGGCCGTCGCCAGTGTTGTTTGGTAGCACGCAGCGCAACGGTGGCTTTGTAAACCTTCAAACAAAGGTTGCGCCTACCACCGAAAGCAAGGGGAAAGTCACCCTTCGCGCCGGGCGCTGGGATCAGTATTCAGCGCAAGTGGATTACGGCACAGCTATAGAAGAAGGTAAAAGTGGTATTCGCTTTAGTGCAGAGTACTTAGACCATGGCAGTTTCTACGATTTTGCCGAGCGCGATAGCACGAACCTGTTTGTAGCCTATCGCTATACGCCAAGCGATGTACTGACGTGGGATATCAGCGCGGAGTATTATGACACAGACTATCCAGACAACGCAGGTATCAACCGCCCAACGCAAGACCTTATCGATAACGGTATTTATATTACTGGGCAAGGCACTCAGCCGAATGGCAGTACAGTACCGGGGGCAGGTGCTATCATTTCTCCTACCGGAGAAGTGGTTATTCCTCGCAACCGCGTATTCACAAATCCTGACGACATTAACGGTGCTGAAACTACGGTTATTCGAAGCAGTGTCGAATACAAAATGACTGATAACGTGGCGCTTCGCAACATTACATATTATCAATATCTTGAACGTGAAGAAATAGCGCAAAATAGCTTTGTTGAGATCATTGACGGGGCTGACACGTTCGAAAACCGCACTGAGCTAGATTATAAGTGGAACGACAGCCAAACCACGACTGTAGGGTTAGCGCTACGTTACAACGACGTGTTGGGCTATAGCCAGTTTACCACTGAGGCCGATAATCCGATTGATTTAACCGGGCCTATCTCAAACCGCGTTATTCCGCTTACCGATGCCCAAAAAGCCCGATTAGTTGAGCTGCGTCCTGGCGTATATGTTTCACCGGGGGCGCAGTACGACGTAGACGGCGATGGTAACGGCGATTTTAATTTATCAGACACCACCGACTCTACCGCATGGCAAACAGGCCTGGCGCTTCAGCAGCGCTCGACGTGGACCGATAAATTTTCAACGATTGCTGGCGTACGTGTTGATTACTATGACGTAGACGCGCGTGACCCACTAGTGCCGATTGGTGTTGAAGCAGCTTCAGATTCGTACAGCGATACATTAACCAGCTACCAGTTAAGTGTAGTGTACAAATTAACGGGTGATGTAAATGTTTACGCGGCGTTTTCAGAAAACGACGCAACATCGAACAGCATGGCGGGTGGCACGGTGTTAGGCGGTAATAACGAGATCAACCCGCTTAACTTTGCTACTGAAAATACGTTATACGAAGTGGGTGTAAAATATGCGCCAAACAGCAGCTGGTATGCAGAGGCCGCTGTGTTTGACCAGACCCGAAGCCTACGTAACCGTGATGGCAGTAACAGTGGTGTGAAAACGCAAGGTTTCGAACTACAAATGTTCTATCAAGCAGACGATGTTTGGATCAATGCCGCGTATAGCTACTTAGACGCGCGTTTTGATGATTCAGCGGCGTTTCAAGGTACGGCGCAGGTTATTGATGCGTTTGATAATAGTCGTCCTGATATTATTGAAGGTACAGGAGTAGGATCACCTTCTTTTGCCGCGTTCCCTGCATCAGACAGTCGCGTTCAGGGGATCCCGCCACAAATTGCTTCTATTAACGCTGGCTGGCAAATTACGGATGACCTGCAAGTGGGGGCAAGTGCGCTCTATACCAAGTCATTCCCACTAGACTTTCTGCAAACGGTGCATATTCGCGACCAATATACGGTTGATGTAAATGCAGACTATCAAGTAACAGATGACCTTCGATTGCGTTTAGATATCATTAATGTGACCGATGAAGAAAACTGGCAGCCGCTGTTTGAAGGTGGGTATTTCGGTGCGACACTTGTCATGCCAAACGTACCTCGTCACGCTCAAGTTACCATGCAATACGCGTTTTAAGCGCTAAGGATATTTATGTTTAAGAAAATAGCGCTTTTAGGGGTTATTGTTGCCGCCATATTTAGCTTTTTTTATTTTGATTTAAATAGCTATCTAACCCTTCAAGGTATGAAGGATTCACTCGATACGTTTCAATCGCAGATTGCTCAAAACCCGGTATTAAGTATAGGTGTGTTCTTTGCCATTTATGTTGCCGTAACTGCACTTTCTTTGCCGGGAGCAGCTATTTTGACCCTGGCAGCAGGGGCTTTGTTTGGCCTGGTTCAAGGCTTAGTTATTGTATCGTTTGCCTCGAGCGTAGGGGCAACGCTGGCGTTCTTAGTTTCACGCTTCATATTGCGCGACACCGTGCGAAATAAGTTTAAAGAAAAGCTTAAAAAGATTGATGAGGGCGTGGAAAAGCAAGGTGCGTTTTACTTATTTACCCTGCGCCTAGTGCCAGTATTCCCGTTCTTCCTAATCAACCTGTTGATGGGGTTAACGTCGCTTAAAACCTGGACATTCTACTGGGTAAGCCAAGTGGGCATGCTTGCGGGCACCGCGGTATATGTAAATGCGGGTACTCAACTTGCGCAAATAGACAGTTTGTCTGGCATTGTCTCGCCTGGGCTTATCTTTTCATTTGTACTTTTAGGCATATTCCCTTGGATAGCTAAAGCTATCGTAGCAGTAGTCAATCGCCGTCGCGTGTACAAAGGCTACAGCAAGCCAAAGAAGTTTGATCGCAACTTAGTGGTTATTGGAGCGGGTGCGGGTGGTTTGGTTACCAGCTATATTGCTGCAGCGGTGAAAGCAAAAGTCACGCTGGTAGAAGCTGGCGAAATGGGGGGCGACTGTCTTAACTACGGCTGCGTACCGAGCAAAGCCATTATAAAAACGGCAAAAGTGGCCAATCAAATGCGCCATGCCGATAGATATGGTTTAGAGCCGGTAACACCCGCTATGTCGTTTAAAAGGGTGATGACACGTGTGCACGAAGTGATTGCGGCAATCGCGCCTAATGACAGTGTAGAGCGTTACACTAGCTTGGGTGTTGATGTTGTAAAAGGCTATGCGAAAATTATCGACCCTTGGACAGTTGAAATAAAAAAGAACGATGGCGGTACCCAAACACTAACCACAAAAAATATTGTGGTTGCTACAGGTGCAGCACCATTTATTCCCGAATTACCAGGCATTGAGCAAAGCGGCTATGTCACCTCTGATACCTTGTGGACCAAGTTTGCTGAACTTGAAGACGCGCCAAAACGTTTAATCGTATTAGGGGGTGGGCCTATTGGTTGTGAGCTCGCCCAAGCCTTTTCACGCCTTGGCAGTGACGTAACGCAAGTTGAGCGTGCCCCGCGTTTAATGGGCCGAGAAGATGCGGATGTGGCGGAGTATGCTGAGTCTGTGCTTAGAGAGAGCGGCGTAAACGTATTGACGTCCCATGATGCGCTTCGCTTTGAACAACAAGACGGTGAAAAAGTACTTGTTGTAGCGAAAGAGGGTGTTGAATCTACTATCGCCTACGACGAAGTCATTGTGGCTGTGGGACGAAAAGCCCGTTTACATGGTTTTGGTCTGGAAGACTTAGGTATTCAATTTGATAGAACAATTGAAGCAGACGAATACTTGCAAACCCTGATGCCTAATATCTTTGCCGCTGGCGATGTAGTAGGGCCTTATCAATTTACCCATGTGGCCGCCCACCAGGCATGGTACGCTGCAGTCAACGCTCTTTTCGGCACGTTTAAGAAATTCAAAGTTGATTATCGCGTTATTCCATGGACAACCTTCATCGAGCCGGAAGTAGCGCGGGTGGGCATTAACGAGCGTGACGCTGCCGAGCAAGACATTGACGTTGAAGTAACGCGATACGAGTTTGCAGAGTTAGATCGTGCTGTTGCGGAGAGTGCCAGAAAAGGGTTTATTAAAGTGCTCACGCCACCGGGTAAAGACAAGATATTGGGCGTCACTATCGTCTCGGAACACGCAGGAGATTTACTGGCTGAGTTTGTTATTGCGATGAAGCACGATCTGGGGTTAAACAAGATCCTTGGCACTATCCACGCTTACCCAACATGGGCTGAAGGCGCAAAGTATGCAGCAGGGAATTGGAAGCGCGCAAACGCGCCTGAAAAATTGCTCAGCTATGTAGAGAAATTCCACACGTGGCGCAGAGGATAGTTAATGTGAAAAAAGCATTAGCGGTGACAAAAGGCTTAGCGGTGAAAAACGCATTGGTGATGGCGAGCGAACAAGTAATGACAAGAGTAATCGCGATGTCCAGACGAATCACTATTAGAAAATTTGGTCGATTGGCAGTAAGCAGCATCATGCTGCTTGCTGCAAGCGTAAGCTTTTCTGCGCTCTCTGATGAAGCGGTGCTAAAGCAATTTAACAGGCTACACGAGCCGTTTAGTGCGTTACTAAGCGAGCATGTGAAAACCATAGACAATGGGGCCAGCACGCAAGTTGATTACTATGGGTTTAAACAAGACAGGGAACGTTTAACTCAGTATTTAAATAGCTTAGTCAAGGTAGAAAAAAGTACCTTTGACGGCTGGAGCAAGGCTGACCAACTGGCATTTCTCATAAATGCTTACAATGCCTACACCGTTGACCTTATTCTTAACGAATACCCTAAGATTGAGTCTATTCGCGATTTAGGCAGCTTTTTCTCGTCGCCATGGAAAAAGGAAATTGCGCCGCTACTTGGTAAAACCCGTACGCTGGATGAAATAGAGCACGAACTTATTCGCGGACAAAATAAAACCACGGAAGGATATAACGAACCTCGAATTCATTTCGCCGTAAACTGTGCCAGTATTGGTTGTCCTGCGCTGCGAGAAGAAGCGTATGTTGGCGCAAGGCTAGATAGCCAGCTTGACGCACAAACCAAGCGTTTTTTAGCCGATACGTCTCGCAACAGAATGGACGGTAACACCTTGAAGCTTTCAAAAATATTCGACTGGTACAGCGAAGATTTTGAAAAAAACACCAATCGGAAAAGTGAAAGTTGGCAAGGCATTAAAAACGTAAACACGGAAAATCTCAGCCAATTTTTGCTGTTATACAAAACTGCATTAAACCTATCGAGTCAGCAGATTTCAGTGCTTGAGCAAGATAACGCAGAGTTAGAATTCTTAGATTACGACTGGGCACTCAATGCCACGCAATAGCGCTTCAGTTAGCACGAAAGCGGCTTGTTTACGCCGCTTTGGCAAGTTTAGTCGCCTCATTAAGGGGCTAGCACTGGCGTCAGCTGTTTTCAGTTCTCAGCTAATCACGGCTTCGCATTCATTTGCGGTACCGTTTGATATTCCCAGTGTTGATGTTTCTGGCAATGA includes the following:
- a CDS encoding EVE domain-containing protein — translated: MAYWLFKTEPDAFSIDDLASRPEQTEPWDGVRNYQARNFLRDGVKRGDKVFIYHSSCKLVGIAGVAEVVRDGYPDTTQFNPESKYYDPKSSQDNPRWYRVDVKFVEKFSSVLPLSVIKTMDGITELPLVKKGGRLSIMPVEEAEWQQLYAAAKQ
- a CDS encoding S41 family peptidase, giving the protein MKAYTYSSVALAVTISLLAGCGGGSGSSNTPPVVTTPTTPTTPVTTEPEWEAGVYEPQSQYLAKCETPRSGIDPFTNRAYPDTQGTAMDEKLWLRTWTNDTYLWYDEVDDNDPANFSVLGYFDQLKTNELTPSGTPKDNFHFSQDTAEYNELSQSGISSGYGFDWEFGSTTVPRVLTVRFTEPGSPAATAGVPRGATLSRINGVDFVNDNTQQGVNAINAALFPEDAGTVTSFEFVQVDGSTLSVDITSGDISVTPVQNAKVLDTENGKTGYFQFNTFIVTAQEGLIDAFDMFVEENVTELVIDLRYNGGGRLALASQLSYMIAGPNQTNNATFETLRFNDKNPNTNPVTGETIRPTPFYRNVIDYNAGQLTDTLLPSLSLTKVYVLATGATCSASEAVMNALRGIDVEVVQIGSTTCGKPYGFYPTDNCGETYFTIQFQGVNNKGFGDYADGFMPTTTPNFDFELPGCEVEDDFTASLGDPNEGMLSAALEYAATGSCPEVVTSNGVADVKALRSNQSALGGEKLIPIDKPEQRKENFILHNKINQPVIQERK
- a CDS encoding YgiQ family radical SAM protein; the protein is MQATIKADRGLFSYPKYWPHCLGTAPFLPMSKEEMDALGWDSCDVILVTGDAYVDHPSFGMAVIGRVLEAHGFRVGIISQPDWTSKDDFMKLGKPNLYFGVTAGNMDSMINRYTSDKKLRHDDAYTPGNVGGKRPDRAVTVYSQRCREAFKGVPVIVGGIEASLRRIAHYDYWSEKVRRSVLFDSKADMLFFGNAERPLVEVTHRLAAGEDIADLRDIRGTAIIVKEALPEWQGVDSTSLDRPGKIDAIPSPYQMEPECDSQDKDAKSSEAPEAAPIVIQPAQKEKEKRKPWENVYVKLPAYETVKDNKVLYAHTSRILHQETNPGCARALMQRHGDRHIWINPPAMPLETEEMDAVFDLPYQRVPHPVYGDAKIPAYDMIRFSINIMRGCYGGCTFCSITEHEGRIIQSRSEDSIIREIEQIRDTVPGFTGVISDLGGPTANMYRLRCKSPKAEATCRRPSCVYPSICAHMDTDHKPTIDLYRRARELPGIKKILIASGVRYDLAVEDPEYVKELALHHVGGYLKIAPEHTEDGPLSKMMKPGMGSYYRFKELFDKYSQEAGKKQYLIPYFIASHPGTTDEDMLSLAIWLKENKFKLDQVQNFYPSPMATATTMYHTEVNSLRKVTKDSEEVPSAKGEIHRRLHKAMLRYHDPKNFAQIREALKRMGREDLIGRGPQHLVPPETADEKRQKAQKGRRGERALTKHTGLPPTFQGKSSKGGNGVNKSRRNSNANKQGHGNTAQQRNDTGGNKNRGNASKGNNSSGNSRGRTQKQPSMHKR
- a CDS encoding TonB-dependent receptor; this encodes MKKVIGLAVSTLALAISQSLYAQQAADIEVVEVTGNQQSLDTLNPGDNTLKGIFGSGLSAAETPRAVTSLSAQAIEALNINDLHDIVKAAPNAYASSGFGTPSLPSIRGQLGELFQDGIRRQAGNNGFGLPLSFNSVEQIDVVKGPSPVLFGSTQRNGGFVNLQTKVAPTTESKGKVTLRAGRWDQYSAQVDYGTAIEEGKSGIRFSAEYLDHGSFYDFAERDSTNLFVAYRYTPSDVLTWDISAEYYDTDYPDNAGINRPTQDLIDNGIYITGQGTQPNGSTVPGAGAIISPTGEVVIPRNRVFTNPDDINGAETTVIRSSVEYKMTDNVALRNITYYQYLEREEIAQNSFVEIIDGADTFENRTELDYKWNDSQTTTVGLALRYNDVLGYSQFTTEADNPIDLTGPISNRVIPLTDAQKARLVELRPGVYVSPGAQYDVDGDGNGDFNLSDTTDSTAWQTGLALQQRSTWTDKFSTIAGVRVDYYDVDARDPLVPIGVEAASDSYSDTLTSYQLSVVYKLTGDVNVYAAFSENDATSNSMAGGTVLGGNNEINPLNFATENTLYEVGVKYAPNSSWYAEAAVFDQTRSLRNRDGSNSGVKTQGFELQMFYQADDVWINAAYSYLDARFDDSAAFQGTAQVIDAFDNSRPDIIEGTGVGSPSFAAFPASDSRVQGIPPQIASINAGWQITDDLQVGASALYTKSFPLDFLQTVHIRDQYTVDVNADYQVTDDLRLRLDIINVTDEENWQPLFEGGYFGATLVMPNVPRHAQVTMQYAF